A region of Diospyros lotus cultivar Yz01 chromosome 3, ASM1463336v1, whole genome shotgun sequence DNA encodes the following proteins:
- the LOC127798241 gene encoding uncharacterized protein LOC127798241 isoform X2 — MTGNKVIQTIPENMKDQDIDWVPVRDGFQVRLRAFGGTYLRANGGMPPWKNSVTHDNPHIGSTQKWVAWDIEIVESPENLSSVDSVSMVSSFSDDLYGPSAPVSPAYSINPSPTLSLSKNLQTGMDFFRNAKAVRLRSRHDKYLHAHDDEDTVVQDRDGVSPNARWSVEFIGDAFLRLRSCYGKYLTASNVPFLLGMTGRKVLQTLPSGRLDSSLEWEPVREGNHVKLRTHYGHFLRANGGLPPWRNSVTHDIPHRTTTQDWILWDVDVVEIVVQSPRPKLPVQMPPVQPVQHVDSFASESSAPSVYSSKSASFGRQESSDSLVSSPPKAMDGRTIYYNVSDDYGNVEQNLEGLNITFKGNNVDELTRVLEDETGLEDVIVCSRNPLNGKLYPLRLQLPPNSTTMHVVLVRASSKLARDFAEMGISL, encoded by the exons ATGACCGGCAACAAGGTAATTCAGACGATTCCGGAGAACATGAAGGACCAGGACATCGACTGGGTGCCGGTTAGAGATGGTTTTCAGGTGAGGCTGAGGGCTTTCGGGGGAACCTATTTACGGGCAAACGGTGGGATGCCGCCGTGGAAGAATTCGGTGACGCATGATAATCCCCACATTGGTTCAACCCAGAAGTGGGTTGCGTGGGACATAGAGATTGTGGAGTCGCCGGAGAACTTGTCTTCGGTGGATTCTGTGTCGATGGTCTCGTCTTTCTCCGATGATCTTTATGGACCCTCGGCGCCGGTGTCACCTGCATATTCAATTAACCCTTCTCCTACCTTGTCCCTGTCGAAG AATCTTCAGACCGGAATGGACTTCTTCCGCAACGCCAAGGCGGTTCGCCTCCGCAGCCGCCACGACAAGTACCTCCACGCCCACGACGATGAAGACACCGTCGTTCAGGACCGCGACGGAGTCTCTCCCAACGCCCGCTGGTCCGTCGAGTTCATCGGCGACGCCTTCCTCCGCCTCAGGAGCTGCTACGGCAAGTACCTCACCGCCTCCAACGTCCCCTTCCTCCTCGGCATGACCGGCCGGAAAGTCCTCCAGACTCTGCCCTCCGGCCGCCTCGATTCGTCCTTGGAGTGGGAGCCGGTCCGGGAAGGCAACCACGTCAAGCTCAGGACTCACTACGGCCACTTCCTCCGCGCCAATGGCGGCCTTCCGCCGTGGCGGAACTCCGTCACGCACGATATCCCGCACCGCACCACCACTCAGGATTGGATTCTCTGGGATGTTGATGTCGTGGAGATAGTCGTGCAATCTCCACGCCCGAAATTGCCGGTTCAGATGCCGCCGGTTCAACCAGTGCAGCACGTCGACTCGTTTGCTTCGGAATCGAGCGCGCCTTCTGTTTATTCTTCCAAATCCGCCAGTTTTGGAAGACAAGAG TCCAGTGATTCTTTGGTTAGTTCTCCTCCCAAGGCCATGGATGGGCGGACTATATATTACAACGTATCAGATGATTACGGCAATGTAGAGCAGAATTTGGAGGGGCTTAATATTACGTTCAAGGGGAACAACGTTGATGAATTGACTCGGGTTCTGGAGGACGAGACAGGGCTTGAAGACGTTATTGTGTGCTCGCGAAATCCATTGAATGGGAAGCTTTATCCCCTCCGCTTGCAGCTTCCTCCAAACAGCACCACTATGCACGTTGTTTTGGTTCGGGCCTCGTCAAAAT tgGCCAGAGACTTCGCAGAAATGGGAATTTCACTTTAA
- the LOC127798241 gene encoding uncharacterized protein LOC127798241 isoform X1 gives MEVFSKAKAVKLRSHHGKYLVADDDQQTVRQSRNASSSRARWLVEPVDGNPLAIRLKSCHGRYLTASNAPFLLGMTGNKVIQTIPENMKDQDIDWVPVRDGFQVRLRAFGGTYLRANGGMPPWKNSVTHDNPHIGSTQKWVAWDIEIVESPENLSSVDSVSMVSSFSDDLYGPSAPVSPAYSINPSPTLSLSKNLQTGMDFFRNAKAVRLRSRHDKYLHAHDDEDTVVQDRDGVSPNARWSVEFIGDAFLRLRSCYGKYLTASNVPFLLGMTGRKVLQTLPSGRLDSSLEWEPVREGNHVKLRTHYGHFLRANGGLPPWRNSVTHDIPHRTTTQDWILWDVDVVEIVVQSPRPKLPVQMPPVQPVQHVDSFASESSAPSVYSSKSASFGRQESSDSLVSSPPKAMDGRTIYYNVSDDYGNVEQNLEGLNITFKGNNVDELTRVLEDETGLEDVIVCSRNPLNGKLYPLRLQLPPNSTTMHVVLVRASSKLARDFAEMGISL, from the exons ATGGAGGTCTTCAGCAAAGCCAAGGCAGTCAAACTCCGGAGCCACCACGGCAAGTACCTCGTCGCCGATGACGATCAGCAAACCGTCCGGCAGAGCCGCAACGCATCGTCCAGCCGAGCCCGGTGGCTCGTCGAGCCCGTCGACGGCAACCCACTAGCCATCCGCCTCAAAAGCTGTCACGGCCG GTATCTGACGGCATCTAACGCGCCTTTTCTTCTAGGGATGACCGGCAACAAGGTAATTCAGACGATTCCGGAGAACATGAAGGACCAGGACATCGACTGGGTGCCGGTTAGAGATGGTTTTCAGGTGAGGCTGAGGGCTTTCGGGGGAACCTATTTACGGGCAAACGGTGGGATGCCGCCGTGGAAGAATTCGGTGACGCATGATAATCCCCACATTGGTTCAACCCAGAAGTGGGTTGCGTGGGACATAGAGATTGTGGAGTCGCCGGAGAACTTGTCTTCGGTGGATTCTGTGTCGATGGTCTCGTCTTTCTCCGATGATCTTTATGGACCCTCGGCGCCGGTGTCACCTGCATATTCAATTAACCCTTCTCCTACCTTGTCCCTGTCGAAG AATCTTCAGACCGGAATGGACTTCTTCCGCAACGCCAAGGCGGTTCGCCTCCGCAGCCGCCACGACAAGTACCTCCACGCCCACGACGATGAAGACACCGTCGTTCAGGACCGCGACGGAGTCTCTCCCAACGCCCGCTGGTCCGTCGAGTTCATCGGCGACGCCTTCCTCCGCCTCAGGAGCTGCTACGGCAAGTACCTCACCGCCTCCAACGTCCCCTTCCTCCTCGGCATGACCGGCCGGAAAGTCCTCCAGACTCTGCCCTCCGGCCGCCTCGATTCGTCCTTGGAGTGGGAGCCGGTCCGGGAAGGCAACCACGTCAAGCTCAGGACTCACTACGGCCACTTCCTCCGCGCCAATGGCGGCCTTCCGCCGTGGCGGAACTCCGTCACGCACGATATCCCGCACCGCACCACCACTCAGGATTGGATTCTCTGGGATGTTGATGTCGTGGAGATAGTCGTGCAATCTCCACGCCCGAAATTGCCGGTTCAGATGCCGCCGGTTCAACCAGTGCAGCACGTCGACTCGTTTGCTTCGGAATCGAGCGCGCCTTCTGTTTATTCTTCCAAATCCGCCAGTTTTGGAAGACAAGAG TCCAGTGATTCTTTGGTTAGTTCTCCTCCCAAGGCCATGGATGGGCGGACTATATATTACAACGTATCAGATGATTACGGCAATGTAGAGCAGAATTTGGAGGGGCTTAATATTACGTTCAAGGGGAACAACGTTGATGAATTGACTCGGGTTCTGGAGGACGAGACAGGGCTTGAAGACGTTATTGTGTGCTCGCGAAATCCATTGAATGGGAAGCTTTATCCCCTCCGCTTGCAGCTTCCTCCAAACAGCACCACTATGCACGTTGTTTTGGTTCGGGCCTCGTCAAAAT tgGCCAGAGACTTCGCAGAAATGGGAATTTCACTTTAA